Within the Acidimicrobiales bacterium genome, the region TGGTCGAGGGCGTGCGCCGCGTGGCCCGCGGCGAGTCGCTGCTCGACCCGGCCGTCACCGCCCGCGTCCTCGACCGCATCCGTCATCGCGAGGACAACGACGAGCTCGCCAGCTTGTCGACGCAGGAACAGACGATCCTCGAGCTCATCGCCGAAGGCCTCACGAACCGCCAGATCGGCGAGCGCATGTTCCTCGCCGAGAAGACGGTGAAGAACTACGTGTCCAACATGCTGGGCAAGCTGGGGATGAGCCGGCGGGCCGAAGCCGCGGCATACGCGGCGCGCTTGTCGGAGCGCCGCGGCAAACCATCTCTCTGACAGATCGGGACCATCAGGGCCGTCCATCTGGGCCATTCGGCCCTACGCCAAAAGACGGACAAATCCGAATCTTGATGCATGACTCTTGCATCGCTGCCCGAGGGTTCGCGCCGGGACAACCTCTTGGTCGTTACCGTTTTCGTCGCCGCCCTGTCGCTGGTCGTAGCGGCCGTTGGTGTTGGCTTCGGCTGGCGGGCCATTGATCAGACGAAGGGCACGGGCACCAGCGTCGCGGCGGGGAACACGTCCGCGCCGGCCATGGTCAACCTCAAGGAATTCAAGATCGACGACGCGACCGTTCCCGAGGGCGGCTCGATCATGGCCATGAACGCCGGGTCGGTCACCCACAACCTGACCATCGAAGGCCAGGGCCTCGCCACGTCGAACCTCGACGCCGGCAAGAACGAGACGCTCGACGTTTCCAAACTGAAGCCCGGCACCTACACGATGTTCTGCTCGATCCCGGGCCACCGTGAAGCCGGTATGCAGGCGAAGCTGACGATCACCAGCGGCGGCTCGTCGTCCTCGGAATCGATGTCCTCGATGTCGTCGTCGTCGGGCACGATGGACTACGCCGCCATGACCAAGTCGATGCTCGACAGCATGACGGCGTTCCCGGCCAAGACCGAAGGCCTCGGCAACCAGCCGCTCGCGCCGACCAAGGTCAAGGGCAACGAGAAGTGGTTCGACATCACCGCCGCGATCACGAAGTGGGAAGTGTCACCGGGCAAGATCGTCGACGCCTGGACCTTCAACGGGACCGTTCCAGGGCCCCAGATCCGCGTCAACGTCGGCGACAAAGTGCACCTGATCCTGCACAACAAGACGCCGATGGCGACCGACCTGCACTTGCACGGCATCAACGTCGACAACAAGTACGACGGGGTATCGCCCTTTACGCAGGACCCCATCAAGCCCGGCGACAGCTTCGAGTACGTCTGGACGGCGGACGAGCCCGCAGTGGCGATGTACCACCCGCACTTCATGTCGCAGGTCAGCATGCCCAACGGCATGTTCGGCACGATCATCCAGGGCGACATGCCGCTGCCGGCCGAATACCAGGGCGTGCAGATCGCGCAGCACTTCCCGATGGTGCTCAACGACTCGGGCGTCATCGGCTACAGCCTCAACGGCAAGAGCTTCCCGGCCACCGCGCCGGTCGTGGCCAACAAGGGTGATTGGATCCTCGTCGACTACTTCAACGAGGGTTCGCAGTACCACCCGATGCACATGCACCAGTTCGACCAGATCGTGATCGCGAAGGACGGATTCCCCGTGCCGGCGCCGTACAAGGTCGACACGCTCAGCGTGGGCCCAGGCGAGCGCTACACCGTGCTGGTGCACCTCGACAAGGCCGGCACCTGGGTGTGGCACTGCCACATTCTCCCGCACGTCGAAAAGGACGACGGGATGTACGGCATGGTCACCGCCGTGATCGTCAAGTAACGACGAGTTCGCCCTTCATGCCGGCCGCTTCGTGGCCGGGGATGGCGCAGATGAATCGGTAGGTCCCGGCCGGGACGTTCTTGATGACAACCCGGCCGCGGCCGCTGGTGGCGACCCGCAAATTCACGTGCAGCTTGCGAATCGTGAACGTGTGCCAGAACAGGTCCTGGTTGCGGAAGACGACGCCGATGTCGCCGCTGGGCGCGGTCAGGCGGTCGGTGGAGAACTCGACGTTGTGCGCACTGATGCGCAGGTCGCCGGGGTGCGCGCGTTCGGCGTCGCGACCGAGCGCGGGTACGCACACCACGAGCAGTGCGGCAATGACGACGCCGGTAATCCCAACCGGCAGCGCGGCGGCCTCGCGTATCCGGCGCGCCCGCAGCACCACCGCGACGAGTCCGAGGACGGCCGCGACCGACAACACCGCCGGGACCGCCGCGCCGATCACCGACGGGGCGGCGTGCGTGAGGTCGACGACCGCCGTCAGCATCCAGAAGCCCTGGTTCACGAACAGCGCGCCGACACCGATCCAGCCCACGCGCTCCCGCCGCGTGAAGGTGATGGCGGTAAAGCCGATCAGCAACACGCCGATAGCGAGCGACTCGCGGTCGAAGACCGCGGCACCCCGAGCGATTTCGATGACACCGCTGAGCGCGGCGCAGGCGCGTGCGAGTGTGTCCCACCGCGACGAGGGGTACGACATGGTCATGCTGACCATTCTCATCATCGCAGTGTTGCTTCTGCTGCTTCTCGGCGGCTGGGGCTACGGGTACCGCTCCCGGCCCTAACAGTTCAGCGCAGCAGTTCGGCGCGTACGACGGTGACGGCGCAGGGTGCGTGATGTACGCAACGCCGGCTCACCGAGCCCAACAGCCAATGCACGACGTCGGAGCGGCCGGCGCCGACGATGAGTTGGTGAGCGCCATTCGCGGCTTCGAGCAGCGCCGCGGCTGCGTTGCCGGCGACGGCTAACGGCTCAATGGCCGGCGGTAGTGGCGCCTGGTCGGCTCGGGCGCGATCGATCATGTCGTCGATCAGCGTGCGGCCGTAGTCGCCCATCTCGGCGGGCACGGCGACGCCTGGGAGTGAGGAACCCACCGGGTACACGAACATGATCGTGAGCGGAAGGTGCCGCTCGGAGGCACTCGCCATCGCGAACGTCAGGGCTGCCTGCGCGTCGGCGCTGCCGTCGACTCCGACCACGACGCGTGCGCCGTAGGCGGGCGCTTCCGACGGGACGACGGTGACGGGTCCGGCGCCGAGGTGGACGCACTGATCCGCCACCGAACCGAGGAAGGCGCGACCGACGAATCCGTGACCCTGGCGGCCCACGACGAGCTGGCGGGCCTCACGTCCGCGTTCACACAGCACGTGAGCGGCGTCGCCTTCGACGAGCACGCTGTCGACGCGCGACGGGGCGGCGCCCGCACGGTCGAGCGCATCGTGGAGGGCCGCCTCGAGCACGAACTTTCCATGCGCTTCGATTTCGGCGCGATCGACCGGCACGGGAATCGCTTCGGGGGCGATCGCGGGGGTTGACCACACGTGGACGACCTCGAGGTCGGCGCCCACGACCTTGGCTTCGGCGATCGCCCAGTCGAGCGCCCGCCCCGACGCGTCCGAGCCGTCCGTTCCGACGACGATGCAGTGGCGTGACATACACGCACCTCCTTGACTCCCTCATGGTGCTCCCGGGGGCGCCGCCCGGACAGGGGCCAATCGTCGATTTCTGATTCGGGACCTTCGCCTCTGTCCTGAAAACGTGCGCTCGCGGATCATCGACCCATGGCTCGGACGCTCACGGACCTTGTTGTGCCTTTTTCCGGTTATGTCGGCCGGGACCAATTCGCCTTCGCGAAACGGGCGCTGCTCGGGGTCGGAAACGAGGTCGAGCAGGCCGTGCTCGACTTGCGCGACGCCCGCGGCATCGACCTCTCGACGATCGATTCGTTGCTCGACGCCGCCGAAGTCCTGCAGCAGCGCGGCGTCCGCGTCGTCGTCGAGCCGGGATGGGCCCGCGACGCACTTCATCTCACCGGCCATGCGGCCATGACAGAACGAGAACCAGCATGAGTGAACTCCAAGGCAAAGTGGCCCTGGTCACGGGCGCCAGCAGCGGCATCGGCAAAGCCACCGCCATGGCGCTCGCCGTCGCAGGCGCCGACGTCGTGGTCGCCGATCTCGACGCCGTCCGCGGCGAGTTGGTCGCCGCCGACATCCAAGCCAAGGGCGGTCGTTCGCTGTTCGTGCGGGTCGACGTCGCCGACGACGAATCCGTGGCCGCCATGGTCGACGCGACGCTGCGGCGCTTCGCGCGGCTCGACATCGCCGTCAACAACGCGGGCATCGAAGGCGCCTCGGCGCCGACCGCGGAGTGCTCGCTGGAGAACTGGCACACCACGCTCGCCATCAACCTGACAGGTGTCTTTCACTGCATGCGCCACGAGATCCCAGCGCTGCTCGAGACCGGTGGGGGTTCCATCGTCAACATGTCGTCGGTGGCGGGACTCGTCGGCTTCGCCACCAGTCCCGCATACGTGGCGTCGAAACACGGTGTCGTGGGGCTGACGAAGGCCGCGGCGCTCGAGTACGCCGGTCGCATCCGCGTGAATGCGGTGTGCCCGGGCGTCATCGACACCGAGATGGTGGCTCGCTTCACCCACGACGAACCCGCGGCGGTGGCGGCAATGCAAGCCATGGAACCCGTCGGGCGCCTCGGCCGTCCCGAAGAGATCGCTGACGCGTGCGTGTGGCTGGCCTCCGATTCGTCGAGCTTCGTGACCGGTCAGGCCATCGCCGTCGACGGCGGGCTTGTCACCCGCTGACCTTCAGCCCTCACCCGGCGAGAAGTGCGCCACGAACCAGTCGCGCGCGCTGCGGGCGGCGGCTTCCAGCGTGCCGGGCTCCTCGAAACACGTGGGTCGCGCCGGCGATCTCGACGAGCTTGGCCGGACACCGCAGCAGGGCGAGCGCGTCGCGATTGAGTTCGAGGACGACGTGGTCCTCGCCGCCCACGATCAGCAACGTCGGCGCGGTCACCTCGGCGAGTCGGCCCGCGGCCAGATCAGGGCGGCCACCGCGTGACACGACCGCGGTAATCGCACGGCCGAGTTCGGCTGCGGCCCACAACGCGGCCGCCGCGCCCGTACTCGCGCCGAAGTAGCCGAGCGGCAGGGTGTCGGCCAACGCTCGGCGGGTGAAGGTCGTGGCGCCGAGCAACCGCGACGCCAGCAGTTCGATGTCGAAGACGTTGCTGCGCCGCACTTCCTCGTCCGGCGTGAGCAGGTCGAACAGCAGGGTGCCGACCTTGGCGGCGTTGAGTATTTCGGCGACGTACCGGTTGCGTGGGCTGAGGCGGCTGCTCCCGCTGCCGTGGGCGAAGATGACCACGCCGCGGGCGGAGGCCGGAATGGCCAGATGCCCGGAGAGTTGCGCCGTGCCGGACGGGACGACGACGTGCTGATCGATGGCGGTTTCGGGCATACCTTCAAAAGTGTGCGCGTCCCGCTCCGCCGACTAGAGCCGATCGGCCCTACACCGCTGGCTCGCGAACCGGATGCTGGTGGCAGTGATGGAAGTAGCGACGTCGTGAAGCCCCACGCTCGGTTCCGTGACCGGGAGGACGCCGGCCGCCAGTTGGCGTTGGCGCTGCAGGAATTCAGCGGTCGCCGCGACGTGCTGGTGCTCGGCCTGCCGCGGGGAGGCGTGCCCGTCGCCGGCGTCGTGGCCCGCGACCTCCACGTGCCACTCGACGCCCTGATCGTCCGCAAGGTCGGGTTTCCGGGGCACGAGGAGTTTGCCGTGGGCGCCGTCGGACCCGCGGGTGTGACGGTGATCGACTGGCAGACGCTGGCCGAGTTCGGCCTCGCCCCTGAGGCGCTGGCGCCGACGATCGAACGCGAGCGCGACGAGTTGCAACGACGCGAGCACGTCTATCGCGACAGCTTGCCGTTCCCCGACGTGCGCGCCCGTGTGGTCATCATCGTCGACGACGGGCTCGCGACCGGCGCATCCATGGCGGCCGCGGTCGAGACCGTGCGGCATCTGCACGCCGCGCGCGTGATCGTGGCGGTGCCCGTCGCCTCCGTCGACGGCGCCGAGCGCCTGCGCGGCGTGGCCGACGACGTCGTGGCGCTGCGCACCCCCGA harbors:
- a CDS encoding multicopper oxidase domain-containing protein, with the protein product MTLASLPEGSRRDNLLVVTVFVAALSLVVAAVGVGFGWRAIDQTKGTGTSVAAGNTSAPAMVNLKEFKIDDATVPEGGSIMAMNAGSVTHNLTIEGQGLATSNLDAGKNETLDVSKLKPGTYTMFCSIPGHREAGMQAKLTITSGGSSSSESMSSMSSSSGTMDYAAMTKSMLDSMTAFPAKTEGLGNQPLAPTKVKGNEKWFDITAAITKWEVSPGKIVDAWTFNGTVPGPQIRVNVGDKVHLILHNKTPMATDLHLHGINVDNKYDGVSPFTQDPIKPGDSFEYVWTADEPAVAMYHPHFMSQVSMPNGMFGTIIQGDMPLPAEYQGVQIAQHFPMVLNDSGVIGYSLNGKSFPATAPVVANKGDWILVDYFNEGSQYHPMHMHQFDQIVIAKDGFPVPAPYKVDTLSVGPGERYTVLVHLDKAGTWVWHCHILPHVEKDDGMYGMVTAVIVK
- a CDS encoding cupredoxin domain-containing protein, with translation MTMSYPSSRWDTLARACAALSGVIEIARGAAVFDRESLAIGVLLIGFTAITFTRRERVGWIGVGALFVNQGFWMLTAVVDLTHAAPSVIGAAVPAVLSVAAVLGLVAVVLRARRIREAAALPVGITGVVIAALLVVCVPALGRDAERAHPGDLRISAHNVEFSTDRLTAPSGDIGVVFRNQDLFWHTFTIRKLHVNLRVATSGRGRVVIKNVPAGTYRFICAIPGHEAAGMKGELVVT
- a CDS encoding universal stress protein encodes the protein MSRHCIVVGTDGSDASGRALDWAIAEAKVVGADLEVVHVWSTPAIAPEAIPVPVDRAEIEAHGKFVLEAALHDALDRAGAAPSRVDSVLVEGDAAHVLCERGREARQLVVGRQGHGFVGRAFLGSVADQCVHLGAGPVTVVPSEAPAYGARVVVGVDGSADAQAALTFAMASASERHLPLTIMFVYPVGSSLPGVAVPAEMGDYGRTLIDDMIDRARADQAPLPPAIEPLAVAGNAAAALLEAANGAHQLIVGAGRSDVVHWLLGSVSRRCVHHAPCAVTVVRAELLR
- a CDS encoding glucose 1-dehydrogenase; protein product: MSELQGKVALVTGASSGIGKATAMALAVAGADVVVADLDAVRGELVAADIQAKGGRSLFVRVDVADDESVAAMVDATLRRFARLDIAVNNAGIEGASAPTAECSLENWHTTLAINLTGVFHCMRHEIPALLETGGGSIVNMSSVAGLVGFATSPAYVASKHGVVGLTKAAALEYAGRIRVNAVCPGVIDTEMVARFTHDEPAAVAAMQAMEPVGRLGRPEEIADACVWLASDSSSFVTGQAIAVDGGLVTR
- a CDS encoding phosphoribosyltransferase, producing MKPHARFRDREDAGRQLALALQEFSGRRDVLVLGLPRGGVPVAGVVARDLHVPLDALIVRKVGFPGHEEFAVGAVGPAGVTVIDWQTLAEFGLAPEALAPTIERERDELQRREHVYRDSLPFPDVRARVVIIVDDGLATGASMAAAVETVRHLHAARVIVAVPVASVDGAERLRGVADDVVALRTPDPFTAVGLWYDDFGATTDEEVISWLEDARAGFGQQV